One genomic segment of Halomarina pelagica includes these proteins:
- a CDS encoding UxaA family hydrolase, translated as MSAENDLESAPEAGQFEGFERPDGSVGVRNAVLVLPSVICSHVVADRIADAVPEAVSTPHGHGCAQIGSDNDQTRRTFLGLGSNPNVAGTVVVGLGCEVLQSEDVAARLAERDVPVRELSIQGVGGTDECVEEGVRHVRDLRRVARETARTRAHLGDLTVGVVSSDLDDSTVGEADPLVGRLVEAVVEAGGRVVVAGNERLTAHPDAARAAAATDAVADAMDALFARHRGYPAKATRVAAEASGMAFEDATRSWGGLPVNEVVDYGDRVTVDSGVAVLDAPSRFEEAATGLAAAGAQLVVHVTADGIPAGHPVVPVVKVSGDAATVDALAEDIDVDARRVDGATFRERLLAVADGAPSRAERHGLTQFAITRVGPSM; from the coding sequence GTGAGCGCCGAAAACGACCTCGAATCGGCCCCGGAGGCCGGGCAGTTCGAGGGGTTCGAGCGACCGGACGGGAGCGTCGGCGTGCGCAACGCCGTGCTCGTCCTGCCGTCGGTCATCTGCTCGCACGTGGTCGCCGACCGCATCGCCGACGCCGTCCCCGAGGCGGTCAGCACGCCCCACGGGCACGGCTGCGCCCAGATCGGTAGCGACAACGACCAGACGCGTCGGACGTTCCTCGGTCTCGGTTCGAACCCGAACGTCGCGGGAACCGTCGTCGTCGGCCTCGGCTGCGAGGTGCTCCAGTCCGAGGACGTGGCGGCCCGGCTCGCCGAGCGCGACGTCCCCGTGCGCGAACTCTCGATCCAGGGCGTCGGCGGCACCGACGAGTGCGTCGAGGAGGGCGTTCGGCACGTGCGCGACCTCCGCCGCGTCGCCCGCGAGACGGCCCGGACGAGGGCGCACCTCGGCGACCTCACCGTGGGCGTCGTCAGCAGCGACCTCGACGACTCGACGGTCGGGGAGGCCGACCCGCTGGTCGGCCGGCTCGTCGAGGCAGTCGTCGAGGCCGGCGGTCGCGTCGTCGTCGCCGGCAACGAGCGCCTGACCGCTCACCCGGACGCGGCGCGGGCGGCTGCCGCCACCGACGCCGTGGCCGACGCGATGGACGCGCTGTTCGCCCGCCACCGCGGCTACCCCGCGAAGGCGACCCGCGTCGCCGCCGAGGCGAGCGGGATGGCCTTCGAGGACGCCACTCGCTCGTGGGGCGGGCTGCCGGTCAACGAGGTCGTCGACTACGGCGATCGGGTCACCGTCGACTCCGGGGTGGCCGTCCTCGACGCGCCCTCGCGGTTCGAAGAGGCCGCCACGGGACTGGCGGCCGCCGGCGCGCAACTCGTCGTCCACGTCACCGCCGACGGCATCCCCGCGGGCCACCCCGTCGTCCCGGTGGTGAAGGTGTCCGGCGACGCGGCGACGGTCGACGCGCTCGCCGAGGACATCGACGTCGACGCTCGTCGCGTCGACGGCGCGACGTTCCGCGAGCGACTGCTCGCGGTGGCGGACGGGGCCCCGTCCCGCGCCGAGCGACACGGCCTGACGCAGTTCGCCATCACCCGCGTCGGCCCCTCCATGTAG
- a CDS encoding UxaA family hydrolase codes for MKGEVLDDVALLMTTDDVVATAIDDLEAGREVDVGDRTLVLGEDVEFGHKFALVDLATGEDVVKYGEVIGRASEPIAAGDWVHVHNCESTRGRGDLEIAEGGESA; via the coding sequence GTGAAGGGCGAGGTCCTCGACGACGTCGCGCTGCTGATGACGACCGACGACGTCGTCGCCACCGCCATCGACGACCTCGAGGCGGGACGCGAAGTCGACGTCGGCGACCGGACGCTCGTCCTCGGAGAGGACGTCGAGTTCGGCCACAAGTTCGCGCTGGTCGACCTGGCGACGGGCGAGGACGTCGTCAAGTACGGCGAGGTGATCGGTCGCGCGAGCGAGCCCATCGCCGCGGGCGACTGGGTCCACGTCCACAACTGCGAGAGCACCCGGGGGCGGGGCGACCTCGAGATCGCCGAGGGGGGTGAGTCGGCGTGA
- a CDS encoding UxaA family hydrolase, protein MPPTFTGFRRDDGRVGVRNHVAVVPTSVAASGVASRVASEAGAWARATPHQMGTTQPAETREQTERVLVGVGRNPNVGAALVVELGTEDVDADAIADRIAGTGKPVETLSIRECGGTRAALRAGVETAADLEDAVGDARREEADASELVFGVECGGSDATSGIAANPAVGNACDRLVEDGGTACFSETPEFIGAEHILADRAADDEVRERLLAFVERRENLARMMGVDIRGAQPSPGNQEGGLTTIEEKSLGAIAKGGTTPVNGIVGYAHDLPVGGGLVLMDTPGYDVESVVGKVAGGAQVIAFTTGRGSTTGNPIAPVIKVTGNPKTWAKMSNNMDVNASTVIGGESLSAVGERTYEKLLSVADGEPTEAERRRLEEFAINEIQPNEIAELGTGVRP, encoded by the coding sequence ATGCCACCGACTTTCACCGGATTCAGGCGCGACGACGGGCGCGTCGGCGTCCGAAATCACGTCGCCGTGGTCCCGACGTCGGTCGCGGCGTCAGGCGTCGCCTCGCGCGTCGCGAGCGAGGCCGGCGCGTGGGCCCGCGCGACGCCGCACCAGATGGGCACCACGCAGCCCGCCGAGACGCGCGAACAGACCGAACGCGTCCTCGTCGGCGTCGGGCGCAACCCGAACGTCGGCGCGGCGCTCGTCGTCGAACTCGGTACCGAGGACGTCGACGCCGACGCGATCGCCGACCGCATCGCCGGTACCGGCAAGCCGGTCGAGACGCTCTCGATCCGCGAGTGCGGCGGCACGCGGGCCGCCCTCCGGGCGGGCGTCGAGACGGCCGCCGATCTCGAGGACGCCGTCGGTGACGCCCGCCGCGAGGAGGCCGACGCGAGCGAACTCGTCTTCGGCGTCGAGTGCGGCGGTAGCGACGCCACCAGCGGCATCGCGGCCAACCCCGCGGTCGGGAACGCCTGCGACCGCCTCGTCGAGGACGGCGGCACCGCCTGCTTCAGCGAGACGCCGGAGTTCATCGGCGCGGAGCACATCCTCGCCGACCGCGCGGCCGACGACGAGGTGCGAGAGCGACTGCTCGCGTTCGTCGAACGGCGCGAGAACCTCGCGAGGATGATGGGCGTCGACATCCGCGGCGCACAGCCCTCCCCGGGTAACCAGGAGGGGGGACTGACCACCATCGAGGAGAAGAGCCTCGGAGCCATCGCCAAGGGCGGCACGACGCCGGTCAACGGTATCGTCGGCTACGCCCACGACCTCCCGGTCGGCGGCGGGCTCGTCCTCATGGACACGCCCGGCTACGACGTCGAGAGCGTCGTCGGCAAGGTCGCCGGCGGCGCGCAGGTGATCGCGTTCACCACCGGCCGCGGCAGCACGACGGGCAACCCCATCGCGCCCGTCATCAAGGTCACCGGCAACCCGAAGACCTGGGCGAAGATGTCGAACAACATGGACGTCAACGCAAGCACCGTCATCGGCGGGGAGTCGCTCTCGGCCGTCGGCGAGCGGACGTACGAGAAACTGCTGTCCGTCGCCGACGGCGAGCCGACGGAGGCCGAGCGTCGCCGCCTCGAGGAGTTCGCCATCAACGAGATACAGCCGAACGAGATCGCCGAACTCGGGACGGGGGTCCGGCCGTGA
- a CDS encoding four-carbon acid sugar kinase family protein, with product MQTYQGLVVADDLTGAMDTGHEFARRGYATTVTVREAFDPDGTDVLVVNTDSRYRSRTDAREAVSAALETRRGHVVYKKVDSTLRGNLAAEIEAALRATDADLAVVAPAFPANGRTTACGYHLVDGALVTETAAGRDADKPVSSPHVPTLLADCGTPVRHLGVDTVAAGASAIAEALDAIDAPGVVVCDAVHDVHLDAVARGVADSSRSAVYVGSAGLAGAVDLPGAGTNPSPVDPAGDREVLGVVGSASPTTLEQVNALSGESLVPLDLERAVEDSAAAAVAAGERCAESLASRGIAVVASVLSAGDVDRALDYGAERGVDDREVRDRVAEALARTATDVWTRRPPGGLFVTGGAVAIETVDALGGRGVRLTGREVEPGIPFGTVSGGRADGTALVTKAGAFGSAGTIAACLSALRGSADVPRRR from the coding sequence ATGCAGACGTACCAGGGGCTAGTCGTCGCCGACGACCTGACGGGAGCGATGGACACCGGCCACGAGTTCGCCCGGCGCGGCTACGCGACCACGGTCACCGTCCGCGAGGCGTTCGACCCCGACGGGACGGACGTGCTGGTCGTCAACACCGATTCGCGGTACCGCTCGCGTACGGACGCGAGGGAGGCGGTCTCGGCCGCGCTCGAGACGCGGCGCGGCCACGTCGTCTACAAGAAGGTCGACTCGACGCTGCGCGGTAACCTCGCGGCGGAGATCGAGGCCGCCCTGCGCGCGACGGACGCCGACCTGGCCGTCGTCGCGCCCGCGTTCCCGGCCAACGGCCGGACGACGGCGTGCGGGTACCACCTCGTCGACGGAGCGCTCGTCACCGAGACGGCCGCCGGCCGCGACGCAGACAAGCCGGTGTCGTCGCCGCACGTGCCGACACTGCTCGCCGACTGCGGGACGCCGGTACGCCACCTCGGGGTCGACACGGTCGCCGCCGGCGCGTCCGCGATCGCCGAGGCGCTCGACGCGATCGACGCTCCCGGCGTCGTCGTCTGCGACGCCGTCCACGACGTCCACCTCGACGCCGTCGCCCGCGGCGTCGCCGACTCCTCCCGGTCGGCCGTCTACGTCGGGAGCGCGGGCCTCGCCGGAGCGGTCGACCTGCCCGGCGCGGGGACGAACCCGTCGCCCGTCGATCCGGCGGGCGACCGCGAGGTGCTCGGGGTCGTCGGCAGCGCGAGTCCGACGACCCTCGAACAGGTGAACGCGCTGTCGGGGGAGTCCCTCGTCCCGCTGGACCTCGAGCGAGCGGTCGAGGACTCCGCGGCGGCCGCGGTTGCGGCCGGCGAGCGATGCGCCGAATCGTTGGCGTCGAGGGGCATCGCGGTCGTCGCCTCCGTCCTGTCTGCCGGCGACGTCGACCGGGCGCTCGACTACGGCGCGGAACGGGGCGTCGACGACCGGGAGGTCCGCGACCGCGTCGCCGAGGCGCTGGCGAGGACGGCGACGGACGTGTGGACGCGCCGACCGCCCGGCGGCCTCTTCGTCACCGGCGGCGCGGTGGCGATCGAGACCGTGGACGCCCTCGGCGGGCGGGGCGTCCGCCTGACGGGCCGCGAGGTCGAGCCGGGGATCCCGTTCGGTACGGTGAGCGGCGGGCGCGCCGACGGGACGGCGCTCGTCACCAAGGCGGGCGCGTTCGGGTCGGCGGGGACGATCGCCGCCTGCCTGTCCGCGCTGCGCGGATCGGCGGACGTCCCCCGGCGGCGGTGA
- a CDS encoding mannonate dehydratase, giving the protein MLTPALILPPEPDERWELAKQMGVTDAVIHPLEIGDGKTHWSYDDLLGLRNWLEGDGLSFSVLEGSVPISDRVRLGREGRDEDIEVFQRFLRDCGEVGVPVVAYDWMAGVRWARPEAHVESRGGSLVTGFDHELMRGGPDVDAARATEEDLWEALEYFLEAVVPVAEEAGVKLALHPDDPPRPTVRGMTRIVRSVDAYDRVLDAYDSEYNGLTFCQGNFAAMGVDVPETIRHFGDRINFVHFRDVEGDADRFVETWHDDGPTDMLAAMEAYDDVGFDGVMRPDHVPTMAGEDNSNPGYHTLGRLFAIGYMRGLAEAVEAGR; this is encoded by the coding sequence ATGCTCACCCCAGCACTGATACTCCCGCCGGAACCGGACGAGCGGTGGGAACTCGCGAAACAGATGGGCGTCACCGACGCCGTCATCCACCCGCTCGAGATCGGCGACGGCAAGACCCACTGGAGCTACGACGACCTGCTCGGGCTGCGAAACTGGCTCGAGGGGGACGGCCTCTCCTTCTCCGTCCTGGAGGGGAGCGTTCCGATCTCAGACCGCGTCCGCCTCGGTCGGGAGGGCCGCGACGAGGACATCGAGGTGTTCCAGCGGTTCCTGCGCGACTGCGGCGAGGTCGGCGTTCCCGTCGTCGCCTACGACTGGATGGCCGGCGTGCGCTGGGCGCGCCCCGAGGCGCACGTCGAGTCCCGCGGCGGGTCGCTCGTCACCGGCTTCGATCACGAACTGATGCGGGGCGGCCCCGACGTCGACGCCGCCAGGGCGACCGAGGAGGACCTCTGGGAGGCTCTCGAGTACTTCCTCGAGGCGGTCGTCCCCGTCGCGGAGGAGGCGGGCGTCAAACTCGCGCTCCACCCCGACGACCCGCCGCGCCCGACGGTCCGGGGCATGACGCGCATCGTCCGGAGCGTCGACGCCTACGACCGCGTCCTCGACGCCTACGACAGCGAGTACAACGGGTTGACGTTCTGCCAGGGCAACTTCGCGGCGATGGGCGTCGACGTCCCGGAGACGATCCGCCACTTCGGCGACCGCATCAACTTCGTCCACTTCCGCGACGTCGAGGGCGACGCGGACCGGTTCGTCGAGACCTGGCACGACGACGGGCCGACCGACATGCTCGCGGCGATGGAAGCGTACGACGACGTCGGGTTCGACGGCGTGATGCGCCCCGATCACGTGCCGACGATGGCCGGCGAGGACAACAGCAATCCCGGATACCACACGCTCGGGCGACTGTTCGCCATCGGCTACATGCGTGGTCTCGCCGAGGCGGTCGAGGCCGGCCGGTAG
- a CDS encoding threonine synthase gives MTTNTAVTHVACRSCGERYDLDTTDFPCRECGGILDFRYDYESVAIERTDWEERHGSMWKYRELLPVRDGDAIVSMGEGVTPLIDCPQLAEELGVGSLLVKDEGQNPTNTFKDRGQSAAMSGAIEQGAEAVGLPSAGNAGQSASAYAARAGLPCHVYLNHQAGSVKKDLVEAHGATLHLSDGKISSAGAAFNEAREEEGLYSVATFQTPYRHEGKKTMGFELFEALDWTSPDHVVYPTGGGVGLIGIWKAYRELLELGWLDEERPPRLDVAQAEGVAPVVRAIEAGEAEHRPWENPESIARGVEIPDPGASAWMLEAVYESGGTGVAVSDDAAVEAALTMARRDGVEMCVTAAVALAGAMELADRGVFDEDDEVVVINTGAGCKTANALGEASRA, from the coding sequence ATGACGACGAACACTGCGGTAACACACGTGGCGTGTCGGTCCTGCGGCGAGCGGTACGACCTCGACACGACCGACTTCCCCTGCCGGGAGTGCGGCGGCATACTGGACTTTCGGTACGACTACGAGTCGGTGGCGATCGAGCGAACCGACTGGGAGGAGCGCCACGGATCGATGTGGAAGTACCGTGAACTCCTGCCCGTTCGGGACGGTGACGCGATCGTCTCGATGGGCGAGGGGGTGACCCCGCTGATCGACTGCCCGCAGTTGGCCGAGGAACTCGGCGTGGGGTCGCTCCTCGTGAAGGACGAGGGGCAGAACCCGACGAACACGTTCAAGGACCGGGGGCAGTCGGCGGCGATGTCGGGCGCGATAGAGCAGGGCGCGGAGGCGGTCGGCCTCCCGTCGGCGGGCAACGCCGGTCAGTCGGCCAGCGCCTACGCCGCCCGGGCGGGGCTGCCGTGTCACGTCTACCTCAACCACCAGGCGGGGAGCGTCAAGAAGGACCTCGTCGAGGCTCACGGCGCGACGCTCCACCTCTCCGACGGGAAGATATCCTCCGCGGGGGCCGCGTTCAACGAGGCTCGCGAGGAGGAGGGCCTGTACTCCGTGGCGACGTTCCAGACGCCCTACCGACACGAGGGGAAGAAGACGATGGGCTTCGAGCTGTTCGAGGCGCTCGACTGGACGTCGCCGGACCACGTCGTCTACCCGACCGGCGGCGGGGTCGGGCTCATCGGCATCTGGAAGGCGTATCGAGAACTCCTCGAACTCGGGTGGCTCGACGAGGAACGCCCGCCGCGACTGGACGTCGCCCAGGCCGAGGGCGTCGCGCCCGTCGTCCGGGCGATCGAAGCGGGCGAGGCCGAACACCGCCCGTGGGAGAACCCGGAGTCGATCGCCCGCGGCGTCGAGATCCCCGACCCCGGCGCGTCGGCGTGGATGCTCGAGGCGGTGTACGAGTCCGGCGGCACGGGCGTCGCGGTGTCGGACGACGCGGCCGTCGAGGCGGCGCTGACGATGGCCCGGCGCGACGGCGTCGAGATGTGCGTCACGGCCGCCGTCGCCCTCGCGGGGGCGATGGAGCTGGCCGACCGCGGCGTCTTCGACGAGGACGACGAGGTCGTCGTCATCAACACGGGTGCGGGGTGCAAGACCGCGAACGCGCTCGGCGAGGCGAGTCGGGCCTGA